The genomic segment TGACGCGAACTTCAATCTGCTGGCCGAGATAGCCGTCGAGGTTGCGGACCGGCCGGATCTCGAGCTGCGAGCCGGGCAGGAACGCCTTCATGCCGATGTCGACGGTTAGACCGCCCTTGACGCGGCTGACGATGGTGCCGATAACCGGCGTCTTGTCGTTGGCTGCCTTTTCGATCGAATCCCACACCCGCAGGCGCTGTGCCTTCTCGTAGCTGACGAGATAGCCGCCTTCGGGCTCCTCGCGCTCGATAACCACTTCGATCTCGTCGCCGGGATTGAACTTGACGGCGCCGGTGTGATCGACAACCTGCTCCAAAGGCACGAGGCCTTCGGACTTGAGACCCACGTCGACCACCAGGTTCTTCTCGGTCTGCTTGATGACCGTTCCGGTGACGACCTTGTCGCCGTACGCTTCAACGGCGGCGGCTTCCGCGGCCTGCTCGCGCTCGAAGGCTTCGAGGGCGGCGGAGAAGTCTTCCATCGACTCCATGTGCTCGGTTTCAGCGGGCTTTGCGGGCTCGGCTTGTACCGGGGTGGCGACTGGGGCCGGAACTTCTGCTGCAGCTTCGGGAGCCGTTTGGGGCTCTGTAGCGGCTACAGGTTCGGTTGTGGCATCGGCGTCCAGCGCGGGAGTGTTGACTTCAGCGGTCTCGGGGTTGGACGTGGATTCGTGCAACGGCTGTTCTTGCTCCGTCGCAGGCTGTTCAAGGGTGGGCATTTCCAATTCGGTGTTCAGGGTTGTGCTCTCGGTTTCGGGATTGAGGACGTCTGCCATCACTGCTGCTCCAGGACTCCATGGGCCGGATTATCTTGCGGTTGCCGGGGCCTCTGCGCAGCGGGTGCGAAGGGACCGTTAGGCCTGACTCCCTTCGAATCTGCGTGTACATGCGGAGTTCTCTCAGGGACGACGACGGAACCGGTTTGGCCGGTTGCTAATCTATTCGTCACCTTTGGGAAACACCCGGCAGGCAACTGCAGGCTGGAGGGCGGCCGCAGCTCACTGCTGGAATCCGCGCAGGAAGCTACGCTTTCAAGTGTATCAACCTTCAGATTCATGGTCAACGAAGCGGAAGGCAAATCCAAGACACCGCGCAGAACGTTGCCGCGGCGTTTATCCAGCTTTTGGGGGGTGTTCTGTGTTGTCGAAGACATCCCCCGGCGGCTGAAGCCGGATCGCCCAGGCCCTCGCACCGGCTCGCCTGAAGTCGTGCTCTCTCACGGCGTAACGGGTTTGTTCTCGCCGGCGGACGAAAGTGCGATTCAGGCTTGAGACTGGACCTCCTATACTGATGCGGACGGGCGGGAAAAGATGGAAATACTGTGGACTCCGTGGCGATTCACCTACATAACCGGGGCGGACCGGCGGGCGCGCCGCGGCGTGCCCGCGGCGCTGGATGCTTGGCCGGGCGACCTGAACTGCGTCTTCTGCAACTTGATTGCTGCCGTGGATTTTGCCGTTGAGCACGGGATGAGCCGCGAAGATGCGGAGGCTGCGGGCGGGATTGTGGTGCGGGGCAGCAACTGCTTTGTAAGCCTGAATGCTTATCCGTATATCTCAGGGCACGTGATGGTTATGCCCTATGCGCATCTGGACCGGCTGGCCAAGGTGCCGCCGGACGCGGCCCACGAAATGATGGATCTGGCGCAGAAGACGGAGCGGGTGCTGGACGCGGTGTATCGGCCTCAGGGATTTAATTTTGGGTTAAATCTCGGCGAGGCGGCCGGGGCGGGGGTAGCAGGTCACCTGCATCTGCATGCCATGCCGCGCTGGGTGGGGGATACGAACTTCATGACGACGGTGAGCGAGACGCGGGTGGTGCCGGAGGATCTGGAGGTTACGTGGCGGCGGGTGCGGGAGGGGTTTGCGGCGCTGCAGGGGTGAGCGAGTACATCGCCTAACTGGGGAGTAGGCCAGGCAGGAGGCGGGGGAGAAAAGTTGCAGGGTACACGGGGACCGAACTCGGGGGTTTGGATCTGGGCTATCCCGCCGCTTTACGTGCTTTTGCACGGGATCATCGCAACCTGCCTTCCGTCCCGCCTGGACGCACTCTCGACCGTATGCATCGTGCTGGCCGAGTGGGGCGCCGTGGCGGTGTCGATTCGTGCCGCAAAGCAGTCCGGACATCCGGCGAGGGCGTTGTGGCTGCTCCTCAGCGGCTCGATTCTGCTCCATTCCGTTGCCATGACCCTGGATGTTTTGGCGGAGACTACCGGCGCGACTGAATTCAACTTCGTTCCGGGATTTCAGATCTTCTTCTCGATGTTGTCGAGCGTTCCCATGCTCGTTGCGGTGTCGCTGCAGAGCGACCGGCGCACAGCCAAGATTGCACGCATCGCCTATTCGCTGATTTCTTTGGCGATCGGCGCCGTTCTCTATCTGCAGCTATTCACCATCCTCACTGTGAGCGGAAGCCAGAATCCCGCGGACGCGATTCTGATCATGCACCTGTTCGACGCGATCGATCTGTTTCTCGCGGCTGCCGCCACGGTGCGCTGGCTGGGTGCAGAACAGCCGCAGGAGGTTCAATTCTTTCGCGTTTTGTCGATCTTTCTCTGGATCGACGCGCTCTTGCCCGCAATTCACAATCGGATCATTCTCCGGCACGACTATGTCTGGCTGGATCTGTTTCTCTCAGCGCCTTACCTTATCCTCTGCGCGCTCATGCTGAGATCGAAAGAGCGGTCGGTGCGGGTCTCGTCACCGCGGGTGAGCCGGGTGATACGAAGCGGGAGCCCGATCTTTCTGACCATGGCGCTGGTGACTGTGGGCTTGTTCGCGATTCGCTCCCACTTCTATATCGGTCTGGGTGCTGTGCTGTTCGCGGTCGCGACCTACGGAGCATTGAATGTGCTGATCCAAACGCGCGGACTGGAGGCCGAAGCGACGCTTTTGGCAGACAAGCGTCTCCTGGAGCGACTGGCAGTGGTGGATGGCCTGACGGGGATTGCCAATCGGCGCGGATTCGACAAGGTTTTCCATCGCGAATTCTCCGCCGCACGCCGTGGGGGTACTCCGCTGTCGTTGCTCATGATTGACGTGGACCACTTCAAGGAGGTCAACGACGAACTCGGACACCAGGTTGGAGACGAGTACCTGATCCAGATCGCGCAGGCTCTTCGACGGGCACTGCCACGTGTCACGGACATCGTGGCGCGTTACGGAGGCGAGGAGTTCACGGCCATCCTGCCGGCGACGGGCAGCGCGGGGGCGGTCCATGCATGCGAGAAACTGCATGACGCGATTCGGCACCTGGGGCTTCATCACCCGACCGCGAAGGAGGGAATCGTCACCATCAGCATTGGAGTGTCGACATTCGATGGATCGGCGGCGATCGCGGCGCAGCGGCTGGTGGAGGCAGCCGACCGCGCGCTGTATCTGGCGAAGAGCGGAGGGCGCAACCGGTCTGAATCTATGGAGCCCGACGAAACGACGGTTTGATGCTTGTGTACAGGCGGCACTGCGGGGCCAAGTGGCAGGTTGCGTAAGCTAGTTCCCGTTGCAACCCGGCAGCCGTTCGGGCCATCTACGTAGCTGCAATAATGGGCCCTTCCGGTCGCGAGACCGATAGACACGATGGATTAGAATCGCCCTCCTGTAAGTTCTCTGTTCCCTTAACTTTGTGCGCTCTGCCGGTGCTCGTTCCCTTCAAGGAGACCGGATTCTATGTTGTTTTTTGCTCATCGCAGGGCATTGCTGTGTGCAGTGCTCTCGGCGGGTTTTGCGCTGGTGACAGCCGAGGCGCAATCCCAGACTTCGTTTTCAGCGCACACGGTGTATACCAGTTCCGACATAAGCGGCGTGATAGGCCATGGCGATTTCAATGGAGACGGCCGGGAAGACCTGGTCGCCTCGGATACGGCGAACGGCGCCTCGCAGAACGGGCTACTGTACCTGTCGAATAGCGATGGGACGTATGACGCGCCGATGCGGCTGCCGCAGCCGGTGACGGCGAGCCAGTTCGCCATCGGGGACTTCAACAACGACGGCAAGCTGGACTTTGTGGCCCAGGGGACGTCGGGCGCGCAGATGGTCGCATACCTGAGTAATGGCAATGGCACGTTCCAGGCGGCAAAAATCATCAGCGATGGCACGACGGATGTGCTGACGTGGCTGGTAGCCGCGGACATGAATCACGACAATAAGACCGACATTGTGGAAGCAGAGACCACGCAAGGGGGACCGGACATTCTGCAGGTGTGGATCAGCAATGGGGACGGGACCTTCAAGGCGGGGCAGCGGATCACCTCGGGAGTGATCGTTACTTCGTTCGGCATGGTGACCGGCGATTTCGATGGGGACGGCAAGCCCGACGTCGCCATCACCCACACCTTCGCGGCGGATGGCCCGACGACCATCCAGGTCTGGTATGGCGACGGCGCGGGCAATCTGGGCTCGCCGTACCAGGTGACTGATCCGCAGGGATATGAGGACATGATCGGCCCCGGCAGCGTGGTGGATATCAACGACGACGGCAAGAGCGATCTGTTGGCATCGCGCTTCCAGTACGGCATCAGTGGGACGAGCAAATACCTGCCGCAGATCGAGCTGATTGAGGGCAACGCGAATCGCACGCTGAGCTTTGTGACTGTGCCGACGAACAACTGCCCTGTTGCAGTGACAGGCGCAGACTATGACGGCAACGGCTACAACGATCTGGCCTTTGCCGAAGCGCCTTGCAGCTCCAGCATGACTACGGGGCCGTTCACCTACGTGATCAAGCCAGGATCTTCTTCGGGCACATTCGGTGCTGAACAGACCATCTACTCGACTTCGTACAACTCCGGGAGCGATCTGCAGACGATCAAGTCGACCGAGGCGAGCAAGCCGGACCTGGTGCTGACGGAGCAGACTACATCGAACAACAACGCCGGCCCGACCTCGACGGAGCTGTTGAGCAATACGAGCAGCGGGGTTTACTTCCCGCCTTGTAATACCGCAGCAATGGCGGAGGGAATCACCATGTGCCAGCCGACGGGGAGCAGTTCCACTTCGCCGGTTTATTTCTCGATAGCGGCCGCGGGGCCGACGCCGATGCGTACGGCAGCAGTGTGGGTGGACGGCCAGAAGCAATTCGAGCAGCTGATGCACTCGTTCTCGCATTACTCGTACCTGAACGAGTCGCTGTCGCTGTCGAGCGGTACCCATAACGTGACGATCTACGGCACGGGCTGGGACAACACGCTGCAGAAGAAGAGCTTCAGCATCACGGTATCGGGAACGGGCACTGGGTGCGCGCCGCCATCGAGTGCCGGTGTGCGCATTTGCACTCCGGCGAACGGGAGCACGGTCACCTCGCCCACGCAGGTGCTGGCCAGTGCCGACCTGCCGGGCACGCTGGCACGGATGGAGGTGTGGGTAGACGGTATGAAGGAATACACCGAGACCACAAGCACGCAGCTCTCGACGATGCTTTCCCTGAGCGCCGGATATCACCGCTTCGATGTCTACGCGGTGAACACGGCAGGCGCGAAGTACGAGTCAACCTCCTATGCCACCGTGAGCGGCGGATCGTGTCCTGCGGATCCGGGATACGATGTGCACATTTGCACGCCGATTTCCGGAAGCACGGTGAGCTCTCCGGTGCAGGTGCAGGCGACGGCGCACATTACCGGCACGCTAGCGCGGATGGAGGTGTGGGTGGATGGAGTGAAGAAGTACACGGAGACCACCAGCCTGAGCCTGAATGCCTCGATTCCTGTGCCGTCGGGGAAGAACCACCGCTTTGATGTGTACGCGGTGAACACGGCGGGTACGAAGTGGGAGACGACGGTGTACGCAACGGTTCCGTAGAGGCGGCTGAAAGTGAGCAGATGGCCCGGGTTCTCCGAGCCATTTGCTTTTTGGGAAGCAGGCGAGTCCCGCATTGCGCTCCGTCCGTCTATAAGAGCAAACTCGAACTTCCCGCGCTGTTTGGGAGACAATTCAGCTCATTGGAGACGGACGCATGAAGAAGCTTCTCGCATTGTGTGCAGTGCTGTTTGTGGCGATTGGCGCCGCAACCGTGTTTGCCCAGGCGGCGCCTGCCGATGTTACGGGCGCATGGACCGGCAGCATGAACGCCGGCGGCAACGATATGACCATCACCTTCCACCTGAAGCAGGATGGCGCCAAGCTGACCGGCACCGTGGAAACCGGCATGGGCGATCCGGTGGAGATCACGAACGGCAAGGTGGACGGGGAGAAGGTCTACTGGGAGACGAGCTTCAATGGATCGACGATTCAGCACGAGGGCACGGTGAGCGGCGACGACATGAAGATCAACGTCAAATCGAGCGGCGGGGAGTTTCCGGCGACGGATATGACGCTGAAGCGGTCGAAGTCGTAGCGGGGTTGGTTCGGCGAGAATTGCCGAAATGCACGTGCGCTCCATCTGGATGAGGTCGTGCATGCATCCAAGCAGTCCGAATGCCTGAACGGCATTGAGGAGAGTTGGATGGCAGACCAAAAAAAGTGTGCGCATGCGGCATGTACGTGTATGACCGACAAGAAGTACTGCAGCAAGTTCTGCGAAGACCGCAAAGACACGGCCGAGATTGCCTGCGAGTGTGGGCACCCGGGGTGCAAGGGCGACATCGCATCGTAGCTGTTAACAGAGGGGGAAGTTGCCTCCGCGTGGAAGCAGTTAAGATAGCTCCACGAGGACTCGGCTATGACTTCCCCTGATTCACGCCAAGCGTCTCTTTCGACTGTCGAAGTGTGGCCGGAGCTGCCGTGGGCGGCTTGGGGCGAAACGTGCACCACGCTGCAGATGTGGATGCAGATTGTCGGCAAGATCCGCATGACGCTGATGCCGCCGATTAATCACACATGGCACGTGACGCTGTACCCGTCGATTCACGGAGTGACGACCGGGCCGATGCCCTACGCGCGCGGGACGATGCTCGAGATCGATTTTGATTTCGTGGAGCACGTTCTTTCGGCACGGCGGTCCGACGGTACGAAAACGTTCGCGGTGGACCT from the Occallatibacter riparius genome contains:
- a CDS encoding HIT family protein; translation: MEILWTPWRFTYITGADRRARRGVPAALDAWPGDLNCVFCNLIAAVDFAVEHGMSREDAEAAGGIVVRGSNCFVSLNAYPYISGHVMVMPYAHLDRLAKVPPDAAHEMMDLAQKTERVLDAVYRPQGFNFGLNLGEAAGAGVAGHLHLHAMPRWVGDTNFMTTVSETRVVPEDLEVTWRRVREGFAALQG
- a CDS encoding GGDEF domain-containing protein codes for the protein MQGTRGPNSGVWIWAIPPLYVLLHGIIATCLPSRLDALSTVCIVLAEWGAVAVSIRAAKQSGHPARALWLLLSGSILLHSVAMTLDVLAETTGATEFNFVPGFQIFFSMLSSVPMLVAVSLQSDRRTAKIARIAYSLISLAIGAVLYLQLFTILTVSGSQNPADAILIMHLFDAIDLFLAAAATVRWLGAEQPQEVQFFRVLSIFLWIDALLPAIHNRIILRHDYVWLDLFLSAPYLILCALMLRSKERSVRVSSPRVSRVIRSGSPIFLTMALVTVGLFAIRSHFYIGLGAVLFAVATYGALNVLIQTRGLEAEATLLADKRLLERLAVVDGLTGIANRRGFDKVFHREFSAARRGGTPLSLLMIDVDHFKEVNDELGHQVGDEYLIQIAQALRRALPRVTDIVARYGGEEFTAILPATGSAGAVHACEKLHDAIRHLGLHHPTAKEGIVTISIGVSTFDGSAAIAAQRLVEAADRALYLAKSGGRNRSESMEPDETTV
- a CDS encoding FG-GAP-like repeat-containing protein; the protein is MLFFAHRRALLCAVLSAGFALVTAEAQSQTSFSAHTVYTSSDISGVIGHGDFNGDGREDLVASDTANGASQNGLLYLSNSDGTYDAPMRLPQPVTASQFAIGDFNNDGKLDFVAQGTSGAQMVAYLSNGNGTFQAAKIISDGTTDVLTWLVAADMNHDNKTDIVEAETTQGGPDILQVWISNGDGTFKAGQRITSGVIVTSFGMVTGDFDGDGKPDVAITHTFAADGPTTIQVWYGDGAGNLGSPYQVTDPQGYEDMIGPGSVVDINDDGKSDLLASRFQYGISGTSKYLPQIELIEGNANRTLSFVTVPTNNCPVAVTGADYDGNGYNDLAFAEAPCSSSMTTGPFTYVIKPGSSSGTFGAEQTIYSTSYNSGSDLQTIKSTEASKPDLVLTEQTTSNNNAGPTSTELLSNTSSGVYFPPCNTAAMAEGITMCQPTGSSSTSPVYFSIAAAGPTPMRTAAVWVDGQKQFEQLMHSFSHYSYLNESLSLSSGTHNVTIYGTGWDNTLQKKSFSITVSGTGTGCAPPSSAGVRICTPANGSTVTSPTQVLASADLPGTLARMEVWVDGMKEYTETTSTQLSTMLSLSAGYHRFDVYAVNTAGAKYESTSYATVSGGSCPADPGYDVHICTPISGSTVSSPVQVQATAHITGTLARMEVWVDGVKKYTETTSLSLNASIPVPSGKNHRFDVYAVNTAGTKWETTVYATVP